The Phoenix dactylifera cultivar Barhee BC4 unplaced genomic scaffold, palm_55x_up_171113_PBpolish2nd_filt_p 000465F, whole genome shotgun sequence genome contains a region encoding:
- the LOC103711154 gene encoding receptor protein kinase TMK1-like: MEVQPHFLRRHQHHNHPSVLIVLIAAVLLSAGRLAAAQTDSGDAATMRTLAKALDPSGKLNWSASSDPCTSWGGVRCTSGRVTGVLVSNSGISGSLPPDVRNLSALTRLELMINKLSGPLPSLAGLGALTTLFLANNSFSSIPEDFFSGLNSLTNVYLDTNPLASWTIPSSLRTASGLVNFSANGVNLTGTIPDFLGTGFPSFYHLALAGNNLTGPIPSSFGASPLNSLWLNNQKGSGLSGRIDVIQNMTNLKLLYLMSNSFSGPIPDLSRLENLYDLDLRDNQLTGPVPSSLTSLKSLKRVVLTNNLLQGQVPVFPNTVEVELDADTERFCLTNGTACDPRVNVLLSIAKSFYYPTYLANQWKGNDPCNGFTGITCDPSGNITSVVLQKLAFNGTISPDFQLLPKLQKLILSGNNLTGTIPSELTNLKYLQLLDVSNNALWGKVPSFGGNVSVNTDGNPNIGKDTGNGGTPGTNSPNSGNSGDGGRKKSTGVIMGSIVAAVCGALFIGFLGFWCWKRKKHIKVQKTNDMVIDLKHSGSDTQLSKVDSGLIIAEPGSMVVSIQLLREVTNNFSEVNILGRGGFGTVYKGELHDGSMIAVKRMETGVMGSKGLNEFKSEISVLTKVRHRNLVSLLGYCLEENERILVYEHMPQGTLSHHLFDWMELELKPLEWKKRLTIALDVARGVEYLHSLANQTFIHRDLKPSNILLGDNMRAKVADFGLVRLAPEDNRSIETRLAGTFGYLAPEYAVMGRVTTKADVFSFGVILMELITSRKAIVTTQPEESMHLATWFRRMHLNKDAFQKAIDPNIILDEETLESIKTVANLAGHCTMREPYQRPDMAYAVNVLSSLAEIWKPTDAYSDDGYGIDLETPLPEVLKKWQESTESSQMDGTMPLPYIPSSENSQSSFAGTLTSANAR, encoded by the exons ATGGAGGTGCAGCCTCACTTTCTCCGCCGCCACCAGCACCACAACCACCCCTCCGTTCTAATCGTTCTCATCGCCGCCGTCCTCCTCTCCGCCGGCCGCTTGGCGGCGGCCCAAACCGACTCCGGCGACGCGGCCACAATGCGGACCCTCGCCAAGGCTCTTGATCCGTCCGGAAAGCTCAACTGGTCGGCCTCCTCCGACCCCTGCACCAGCTGGGGCGGCGTCCGCTGCACCAGCGGCCGCGTCACCGGCGTCCTAGTCAGCAACAGTGGCATCTCCGGCTCCCTTCCGCCGGACGTCCGCAACCTCTCCGCCCTCACCCGCCTCGAGCTCATGATCAACAAACTGTCCGGTCCTCTCCCCTCGCTCGCCGGCCTCGGCGCTCTTACCACCCTCTTCCTGGCCAACAATAGCTTCTCCTCCATCCCGGAAGACTTCTTCTCCGGCCTCAACTCCCTCACCAACGTCTACCTCGACACCAACCCCCTCGCCTCCTGGACGATCCCATCATCACTCCGCACCGCCTCCGGCCTTGTCAACTTCTCCGCCAACGGCGTCAACCTCACCGGCACCATACCGGACTTCCTCGGCACCGGCTTCCCGAGTTTTTACCACCTGGCCCTCGCCGGCAATAACCTCACAGGCCCGATTCCGTCGAGCTTCGGCGCCTCCCCGCTCAACTCCCTGTGGCTCAACAACCAGAAGGGAAGCGGCCTCTCGGGCCGCATCGATGTCATCCAGAACATGACAAATCTCAAGCTGCTCTATCTTATGTCCAATTCCTTCTCCGGCCCGATTCCCGATCTCTCCCGCCTCGAAAACCTCTATGATTTGGATCTCCGGGACAACCAGCTCACCGGCCCCGTGCCGAGCTCGCTGACTTCGCTCAAATCTCTTAAGAGAGTCGTCTTGACCAATAATCTTCTTCAAGGGCAGGTGCCTGTCTTCCCCAATACGGTGGAGGTGGAACTGGATGCAGATACTGAGAGATTCTGCCTCACGAACGGCACCGCCTGCGATCCCCGGGTGAATGTTTTGCTCTCCATTGCCAAGTCCTTTTACTATCCAACGTACCTGGCCAACCAGTGGAAAGGGAATGATCCGTGCAATGGTTTTACGGGCATTACGTGCGATCCGAGTGGTAACATCACCTCCGTCGTATTGCAGAAATTGGCTTTCAACGGTACGATCTCGCCGGATTTTCAGTTGCTGCCTAAGCTGCAGAAGCTGATTCTCTCCGGTAATAATCTAACCGGCACTATTCCATCGGAGCTTACCAATTTGAAGTATCTCCAGTTATTGGATGTTTCTAATAATGCCCTGTGGGGGAAGGTTCCAAGTTTTGGTGGAAATGTTTCGGTGAACACGGATGGGAACCCGAATATCGGAAAGGATACTGGGAATGGTGGCACTCCAGGTACGAATTCTCCAAATTCTGGGAATTCTGGTGATGGTGGAAGAAAGAAGTCCACAGGAGTTATCATGGGCTCCATCGTTGCCGCAGTATGTGGTGCTCTCTTCATCGGGTTTTTAGGATTTTGGTGTTGGAAGAGAAAGAAGCACATTAAAGTTCAGAAGACTAATGATATGGTGATAGACCTAAAGCATTCCGGTTCCGATACCCAGTTGTCGAAGGTCGACAGTGGACTGATTATAGCTGAGCCAGGGAGCATGGTTGTTTCAATACAATTACTAAGGGAGGTTACAAACAACTTCAGTGAGGTTAATATCTTAGGTCGTGGAGGGTTCGGGACAGTCTATAAGGGGGAGCTCCATGATGGCTCCATGATCGCAGTGAAGCGAATGGAGACTGGAGTGATGGGGTCGAAGGGTCTGAATGAGTTCAAGTCAGAAATTTCGGTCCTTACCAAGGTCCGGCATCGGAATCTGGTCTCCCTTCTTGGCTACTGCTTGGAAGAAAACGAGAGGATTTTGGTTTATGAGCACATGCCTCAGGGTACGCTCAGTCACCATCTTTTTGATTGGATGGAATTGGAATTGAAGCCGTTGGAATGGAAAAAGAGATTGACCATTGCTTTGGATGTTGCACGCGGTGTTGAGTATCTACACAGTCTGGCTAATCAGACCTTCATACACAGGGATTTGAAGCCCTCCAACATTCTGCTTGGAGATAATATGAGAGCTAAGGTTGCTGATTTTGGGTTAGTTCGACTTGCACCGGAAGATAACCGTTCCATTGAAACAAGGCTTGCGGGAACTTTTGGGTACCTTGCACCAGAGTATGCAG TGATGGGGCGTGTAACCACCAAAGCTGATGTTTTTAGCTTCGGAGTGATACTCATGGAGCTGATCACGAGTAGGAAAGCAATTGTCACTACCCAGCCAGAGGAGAGCATGCATTTGGCGACTTGGTTCCGGAGGATGCACCTCAACAAAGATGCCTTCCAGAAGGCCATTGACCCAAATATCATTCTTGACGAGGAGACCTTGGAGAGCATAAAGACAGTTGCTAACTTGGCTGGCCACTGCACTATGAGAGAACCCTATCAGAGGCCTGACATGGCATATGCTGTCAATGTCCTGTCCTCGCTTGCTGAAATCTGGAAGCCAACCGATGCTTACTCTGATGATGGTTATGGAATCGACCTTGAAACTCCATTACCAGAGGTGCTTAAGAAGTGGCAGGAATCCACAGAAAGTAGccaaatggatggcaccatgcCATTGCCATATATTCCTAGTTCTGAGAACTCCCAGAGTAGCTTTGCAGGAACCTTAACCTCAGCAAATGCAAGATAG